GCCTTCTGCTCGCGGAGTACGACCCCGATGCGCTCCGCGACATCCGCTTCTGGCCCGCGGGTGAGCATCCCCCTGCCGGCACCCGCGACGCCCCGGCACGCACCGACTCCCTGGGGACTGAGCTGGCGCGACAGCTCGCCGAGTACTTCGCCGGGGAGCGTCGCAGCTTCGACCTGCCCCTCCGCCCCGCGGCTACCCCCTTCCAGGTCGCCGTTCGGTACGCCCTCCTGCAGATCCCTTACGGCGAGGTACGTACCTACCTCGACGTCGCTCGGGCAACCGGCCGCCCCGGCGCCGCCCGCGCCGTCGGTCAGGTCAACGCCCACAATCCCTTCCCCATTATCGTCCCCTGCCACCGCGTCGTCGCCGCCAACGGCGCCCTCGGCGGGTATCTGGGCGAGTGGGGCCGCGGCGACGCGCTGGGGAAGAAGGAGTGGCTCCTCCGCCACGAGGCCGGGGTGCTCAGTCTGGGACTCTGACGGAATTACGAATTACGAATTACGAATGGTGGGACGCCAGCTGATACGGCAGATTCAATCGGCGAACTGACGAATACAGGATACCTGCGGATCAGCGCTGCAACTCGCAAATCACGACGGTCATCCGTAACTCGTAATTCGTAATTCGTAATTTCTCCGCCCCGCACCGATGCTTGCTTCGCTCGCGCTGTCCGGCTTTCGCAACCTCGCAGATCAGCGCGTGGATCTGCCGGCGGCGGGGATGGCGGTGGTGGCGGACAACGGGCAGGGGAAGACCAACTTTCTCGAGGCGATCTACTATCTCGAGATCTTCCGGTCCTTTCGGGGCGCGCCGGACGAACAGCTGGTGCGCTTCGGGGCCGACTTTTTCCGCGTCGAGGGGAAGCTCACGATCGAGGGACGCACCCGTACCGTGGCGGCGGCGCTCGACCGGCGATCGCGGCGCAAGAAGGTCACGATCGACGGCCAGGAGCCGGAGCGGATCGGAGACGCGATCGGCTCGGTGGGAGTGGTGGTCTTCTCTCCGGCTGACGTGGCCATCGTGGCCGGAAGCCCCGCGGAACGCCGGCGCTTCCTGGACATCGTCCTCTCCCTGGCCGTTCCCGGCTACCTGGAGTGGCTGCAGCGGTATCGCCAGGTCCTGCTGCGGCGCAACGCGCTGTTGCGCGAGGGTGCACCCGCCGAGCTGGTGGGAGCCTGGGATGCGGGGCTGGCGGACTGGGGGAGCCGGGTGATCGCCGCACGCCTACGGTGGGTGAGCGAACGGCGGGAGGCCTTTCGATCACACGTCCATCGCATCGGCGGCGGCAGCGAGGCCCAGCTGGACTACGCCGGGTCGATCGATTTGGCGGAGGTGGGCGTGGAGCGGGCGGATATCGCCGCGGCATTGCTCGAGGCGCTGGAGCGGTCGCGGGAACGGGAGCGCCGGCGTGGGGCGACCCTGGTGGGACCGCATCGCGATAACCTTCGCATCCGGGTGCGTACCGACGGAACCGAGGCGTGGACCGACCTGCGGGCGTACGGTTCAGGAGGGCAGCAGCGTACCGCGGCAGTCGCGCTGCGAATGCTCGAGGCGGACAGCCGCCGCGAGACCACCGGCCGCGAGCCGCTCATGCTGCTCGACGACGTCTTTGCCGAGCTGGATCCCGGGCGCTCGCGACGCATCCTCGACTGGATCGAGGAGCGGGGTGAGGGGCAGGTGATCCTTACCGCGCCGAAGGCCACCGACGTCGAGGTTCGCGGGATGGTTCTCCCGCGCTGGGGGCTGCGAGAGGGGAGACTGTTTCCACTTTGACGCGACGGGTCCGTAGCGGTAAATTTCAGCGTCTACGACACTGGCCCATCCGCCCCGGAATCTGTGACGCGCGACGGCGACCGACC
This genomic stretch from Longimicrobiaceae bacterium harbors:
- a CDS encoding methylated-DNA--[protein]-cysteine S-methyltransferase; protein product: MKLLLHSPVGLLLAEYDPDALRDIRFWPAGEHPPAGTRDAPARTDSLGTELARQLAEYFAGERRSFDLPLRPAATPFQVAVRYALLQIPYGEVRTYLDVARATGRPGAARAVGQVNAHNPFPIIVPCHRVVAANGALGGYLGEWGRGDALGKKEWLLRHEAGVLSLGL
- the recF gene encoding DNA replication and repair protein RecF (All proteins in this family for which functions are known are DNA-binding proteins that assist the filamentation of RecA onto DNA for the initiation of recombination or recombinational repair.), with the translated sequence MLASLALSGFRNLADQRVDLPAAGMAVVADNGQGKTNFLEAIYYLEIFRSFRGAPDEQLVRFGADFFRVEGKLTIEGRTRTVAAALDRRSRRKKVTIDGQEPERIGDAIGSVGVVVFSPADVAIVAGSPAERRRFLDIVLSLAVPGYLEWLQRYRQVLLRRNALLREGAPAELVGAWDAGLADWGSRVIAARLRWVSERREAFRSHVHRIGGGSEAQLDYAGSIDLAEVGVERADIAAALLEALERSRERERRRGATLVGPHRDNLRIRVRTDGTEAWTDLRAYGSGGQQRTAAVALRMLEADSRRETTGREPLMLLDDVFAELDPGRSRRILDWIEERGEGQVILTAPKATDVEVRGMVLPRWGLREGRLFPL